The following proteins come from a genomic window of Salvia hispanica cultivar TCC Black 2014 chromosome 4, UniMelb_Shisp_WGS_1.0, whole genome shotgun sequence:
- the LOC125220008 gene encoding cytochrome P450 76T24-like produces MDILTSSIILASIAWTCILISRARKLSKLPPGPYGLPIIGNILHLGPTPHRSLAKLSHKYGPVMSLKLGSITTVVISSAETAKLVLQKYDSSFSNRTIPLASKALRHDEFSVGWLPVGSQWRKLRKICREQMFSAPRLDASEGLRREKLQKLRDFVANRCESGSAVDVGEAAFTTALNLISASLFSAEFARFDSESSQEMKEAVCGVMKSVGSPNFADYFPLLKPADPQGLLKAAELSTGMLFVKLDEIIDEKLKSRGEKRDLVEALLEINQRDEAQLSRDDIRHLLLDLLVAGTDTSSATVEWAMTELIRNPHKMTKLRNEIKSFMSENGKQQVQESDIPLLPYLQAVVKETFRLHPAAPFLLPHKASSDVEINGYIVPANAQILINVWASGRDSRIWKHPDEFLPERFLNENEGVDFKGQDFELIPFSAGRRICPGLPLADRMVHQMLVTFVENYEWKLENMKPEEMDMNESFGITLRKAIPLKAIPTKL; encoded by the exons ATGGATATTTTAACATCTTCGATCATCCTAGCATCCATTGCATGGACATGCATACTGATTTCCCGGGCCCGAAAATTATCGAAACTACCTCCGGGCCCGTACGGGCTACCGATCATCGGCAACATCCTCCATCTCGGGCCCACACCCCACCGCTCCCTCGCCAAACTATCCCACAAATACGGGCCCGTGATGTCGCTAAAGCTAGGCAGCATTACAACCGTAGTAATCTCCTCAGCAGAAACCGCCAAACTCGTGCTTCAAAAATACGACTCCTCCTTCTCTAACCGAACCATCCCGTTGGCATCGAAAGCCCTCCGCCACGACGAGTTCTCCGTGGGGTGGCTGCCCGTCGGAAGCCAGTGGCGGAAGCTGCGGAAGATATGCAGAGAGCAGATGTTTTCGGCTCCGCGGCTTGACGCCAGCGAGggtttgaggagagagaagctGCAGAAGCTGCGCGACTTCGTGGCAAATCGCTGCGAAAGCGGAAGCGCCGTGGACGTAGGAGAGGCTGCTTTCACGACGGCGCTGAATCTGATATCGGCGTCGCTGTTTTCGGCAGAGTTCGCGCGGTTCGACTCGGAGTCGTCGCAGGAGATGAAGGAGGCGGTGTGTGGAGTAATGAAGTCCGTCGGAAGCCCCAATTTCGCCGATTATTTTCCACTGCTGAAACCAGCGGATCCGCAGGGGCTTTTGAAGGCGGCGGAGCTTAGTACAGGAATGCTGTTTGTGAAATTGGATGAGATAATAGACGAGAAACTGAAATCGAGAGGAGAGAAACGTGATTTGGTGGAAGCGCTTCTTGAGATCAACCAAAGAGATGAAGCTCAACTTAGCCGAGACGACATAAGACATCTCCTTCTG GATCTACTCGTAGCAGGAACTGACACGTCTTCAGCAACGGTAGAATGGGCCATGACAGAATTAATACGCAACCCTCATAAAATGACCAAGCTCAGAAACGAGATCAAGAGTTTCATGTCTGAAAATGGGAAGCAGCAAGTTCAAGAATCAGACATCCCACTTCTGCCATATCTGCAAGCAGTGGTAAAAGAAACATTCAGGCTACACCCCGCAGCCCCTTTCCTACTACCCCACAAAGCCAGTTCCGATGTTGAAATAAATGGCTACATCGTACCAGCAAATGCTCAGATTCTGATCAATGTGTGGGCGAGTGGCAGAGATTCAAGAATCTGGAAGCATCCAGATGAATTCCTGCCGGAGAGATTCTTGAACGAGAATGAGGGCGTAGATTTTAAGGGTCAAGATTTTGAGCTGATTCCGTTCAGCGCGGGAAGAAGAATCTGCCCCGGATTGCCATTGGCGGATCGGATGGTACATCAGATGTTGGTGacatttgttgaaaattacGAGTGGAAATTGGAAAATATGAAGCCAGAAGAAATGGACATGAATGAGAGTTTTGGAATTACTCTTCGAAAGGCAATACCTCTCAAAGCAATTCCCACCAAACTGTGA
- the LOC125218978 gene encoding cytochrome P450 76T24-like, whose translation MDFLTSSVILASIAWICVLISRAQKVSKLPPGPYGLPIIGNILQLGPKPHHSLAKLSQKYGPVMSLKLGSITTVVFSSAETAKLVLQTHDSSFSSRSAPVASKALRHDEFSVGWLPAGSQWRKLRKICKEQMFSAPRLDASEDLRREKLQKLRDYLAERCERGIAVDLGEAAFTTTLNLMSASLFSAEFARFDSELSQEMKEVISRVVKSVSTPNLADYFPVLKAVDPQGIFKETELNVGKLFAKLDEIIDEKLRSGGDKRDLVEALLEINRTDEALLSRDDIRHLLLDLLVAGTDTTSGTVEWTMTELIRNPQKMAKLRNEIRSFMSENGKQQVQESDIPLLPYLQAVVKENFRLHPANPFLVPHKANCDVEISGYIVPKNAQIFVNLWASGRDSKIWRNPNEFLPERFLNENNNVDFKGRDFELIPFGSGRRMCPGLPLADRMVHQMLVTFVGNYDWKLENMKPEEMDMNENFGVTLEKAIPLKAIPIKV comes from the exons ATGGATTTTTTAACATCTTCGGTCATCCTAGCATCCATTGCATGGATATGCGTGCTGATTTCCCGGGCCCAAAAAGTATCGAAACTTCCTCCGGGCCCGTATGGGCTCCCGATCATTGGCAACATCCTCCAACTCGGGCCCAAACCCCACCACTCCCTCGCCAAACTATCCCAGAAATACGGGCCCGTGATGTCGCTGAAGCTGGGCAGCATCACAACCGTAGTTTTCTCCTCAGCTGAAACCGCCAAACTCGTGCTTCAAACACACGACTCTTCCTTCTCCAGCCGAAGCGCCCCGGTGGCATCGAAAGCCCTCCGCCACGACGAGTTCTCCGTGGGGTGGCTGCCCGCCGGAAGCCAGTGGCGGAAGCTGCGGAAGATATGCAAAGAGCAGATGTTTTCGGCTCCACGGCTTGACGCCAGCGAGGATCTCAGGAGAGAGAAGCTGCAGAAGCTGCGCGATTACCTGGCGGAGCGGTGCGAGCGCGGCATCGCCGTGGACTTAGGAGAGGCGGCTTTCACAACGACGCTGAATCTGATGTCGGCGTCGCTGTTCTCGGCGGAGTTCGCGCGGTTCGATTCGGAATTGTCGCAGGAGATGAAGGAGGTTATCTCGAGAGTCGTAAAATCCGTCTCCACGCCCAATTTAGCCGATTATTTTCCGGTGCTGAAAGCAGTTGATCCGCAGGGAATTTTCAAGGAAACGGAGCTTAATGTTGGAAAGCTGTTTGCTAAATTGGATGAGATAATCGACGAGAAACTGAGATCGGGGGGCGACAAACGAGATTTGGTGGAAGCGCTTCTTGAAATCAACCGAACTGATGAAGCTCTACTTAGCCGAGACGACATAAGACATCTCCTTTTG GATCTGCTTGTAGCAGGAACCGATACGACTTCAGGGACAGTGGAATGGACGATGACAGAACTGATACGCAACCCTCAAAAAATGGCCAAGCTCAGAAACGAAATAAGGAGCTTCATGTCTGAAAATGGGAAGCAACAAGTTCAAGAATCAGACATCCCACTCCTGCCATATCTGCAGGCAGTGGTGAAAGAAAACTTCAGGCTACACCCCGCAAACCCCTTCCTAGTACCCCACAAAGCCAATTGCGATGTGGAAATTAGCGGCTACATCGTACCAAAAAATGCCCAGATTTTCGTCAATTTGTGGGCGAGTGGGAGAGATTCCAAAATCTGGAGGAATCCAAATGAGTTCTTGCCGGAGAGATTCTTGAACGAGAATAACAACGTAGATTTTAAAGGCAGAGATTTTGAGCTGATTCCATTTGGCTCGGGAAGAAGAATGTGCCCCGGATTGCCGTTGGCCGATCGGATGGTGCATCAAATGTTGGTGACATTTGTGGGAAATTATGATTGGAAACTTGAAAATATGAAGCCAGAAGAAATGGACATGAATGAGAATTTCGGAGTTACTCTTGAAAAGGCGATACCTCTCAAAGCAATTCCCATCAAAGTGTGA